The Acetomicrobium flavidum genome window below encodes:
- the hslV gene encoding ATP-dependent protease subunit HslV: MFKGTTIICVRREKEVAMAGDGQVTLETQVIKSGAKKVRRLSGGNVLAGFAGSTADAMTLLERFEKYLQSHSGNLMRAAVDLVKEWRTDKALRRLEALMLVADRNQTLLLSGAGDILEPDDDVASIGSGAGYALAAARAFLQVSDMSASEIAKRSLQIASEICIYTNDVITLEVIKDE, encoded by the coding sequence ATGTTTAAGGGCACCACTATCATCTGTGTTAGAAGGGAAAAAGAGGTGGCGATGGCCGGTGACGGGCAGGTCACTTTGGAAACCCAGGTCATAAAGAGCGGGGCAAAAAAAGTCAGACGCTTGAGCGGTGGAAATGTCTTGGCGGGATTTGCGGGAAGTACGGCAGATGCCATGACTTTGCTCGAGCGTTTCGAGAAGTATCTGCAAAGCCATAGCGGAAACTTGATGCGTGCAGCGGTTGATCTGGTTAAGGAGTGGCGTACCGACAAGGCCCTGCGAAGGCTGGAGGCTTTAATGCTTGTGGCTGACCGGAATCAAACGCTTTTGCTTTCCGGGGCCGGAGACATCTTGGAACCTGACGATGATGTAGCCTCCATAGGGTCTGGAGCCGGTTATGCCTTGGCTGCCGCAAGGGCTTTTTTGCAGGTTTCCGATATGAGCGCAAGTGAAATAGCAAAGAGGTCCCTGCAGATAGCATCGGAGATCTGCATATATACCAACGACGTAATCACGCTAGAGGTGATAAAAGATGAATGA
- a CDS encoding tyrosine-type recombinase/integrase, with protein MSENISTLVDSFLEHLKYAGGRTDNTVINYAVDLSQFVDYLLGEGIEDVRGIDQSHVRGFLRELLAYGYSKSSALRKMSSLRSWMKFLLQGGYITSDPSKNVRGPKEPKRLPRALAYEDVKSMLEKGPSGKNKVRDRAILELLYGSGLRVAELVALDWEDVDMEERWLRVKGKGEKERLVPMGRFAQGALAEWQRLSGKNSGPLFPGEDCERIAVRTVHRVVARAARRVGLVGVSPHVLRHSFATHMLEGGASLRVLQELLGHQSLVTTQRYLKISYDQLKKSYANAHPRGRDEGNV; from the coding sequence ATGAGCGAAAATATTTCTACATTGGTGGATTCCTTTTTAGAGCATCTTAAGTATGCCGGCGGAAGGACGGACAATACGGTCATCAACTATGCCGTCGACCTGTCGCAGTTTGTGGACTACCTTTTGGGCGAAGGCATAGAAGACGTTCGAGGGATAGATCAATCGCATGTGAGGGGATTTTTGAGGGAGCTTTTAGCCTACGGCTACTCCAAAAGTTCCGCCTTAAGAAAGATGTCGTCCCTACGAAGCTGGATGAAGTTTTTGCTGCAAGGCGGATATATAACTTCAGACCCGTCCAAGAACGTGCGGGGACCAAAGGAACCGAAGAGGCTTCCCAGGGCCTTGGCCTATGAAGATGTCAAGTCAATGCTTGAAAAGGGCCCTTCCGGCAAGAATAAAGTCCGAGACAGGGCGATACTTGAGCTTCTTTACGGAAGTGGCTTGAGGGTGGCTGAGCTGGTAGCTCTGGATTGGGAAGACGTCGATATGGAGGAAAGATGGCTGCGCGTAAAGGGCAAGGGCGAGAAAGAGCGATTGGTTCCCATGGGAAGGTTTGCCCAGGGGGCATTGGCGGAATGGCAAAGGCTTTCCGGCAAAAACAGTGGCCCGCTTTTCCCCGGGGAGGACTGCGAGCGCATTGCCGTTAGGACCGTACATAGGGTAGTGGCTAGAGCGGCAAGGCGGGTCGGGCTTGTGGGCGTAAGCCCTCATGTCCTTCGCCACAGTTTTGCTACCCACATGTTAGAGGGGGGAGCGTCGTTGCGGGTATTGCAGGAATTGCTTGGTCATCAGAGCTTAGTGACCACCCAAAGATATCTCAAGATAAGCTACGATCAGCTGAAAAAAAGTTACGCGAATGCTCACCCGAGAGGGAGGGATGAAGGTAATGTTTAA
- the trmFO gene encoding methylenetetrahydrofolate--tRNA-(uracil(54)-C(5))-methyltransferase (FADH(2)-oxidizing) TrmFO, which yields MTPERSAKNDVAVTIIGGGLAGSEAAYQLARRGAKVRLFEMRPKAFTPAHKTSKLAELVCSNSLGSDMLSSPAGILKAEMRKLDSLILACADRHKVPAGWALAVDREAFSEEVTSTIRSMPSIEVVTEEVTHLSEGPAIIASGPLTSTALASCLRDMLGEDFLYFYDAVAPVVLRETINMGVAFFGSRYGYGEDYINCPMNEEEYEQFYEALVNAEVAMRHDFEEEHFFEGCLPVEVIAKRGRDALRFGPMRPVGLADPKTGREPYAVVQLRQDDRYGRLYNMVGFQTNLKWSEQDRVFRLIPGLEEAEFARYGVMHRNIYVNAPAVLDEWLRIKGFDDIFMAGQIVGVEGYIESTAMGLVAALNLFCVINGLPLLSWPRNTAIGSLLWYMKNANPSGFQPMNINLGLFPPLPKKIKDKRKRCELIAGKALSELEAFMKARQDVFC from the coding sequence ATGACGCCGGAGCGGTCGGCGAAAAATGACGTAGCGGTGACCATAATAGGAGGCGGCCTTGCCGGGAGCGAAGCGGCTTACCAGCTCGCACGAAGGGGCGCGAAAGTTAGGCTTTTTGAGATGCGTCCAAAGGCGTTTACGCCCGCCCATAAGACGTCGAAACTCGCCGAGCTAGTATGCAGCAATTCGCTTGGCTCCGATATGTTATCAAGCCCTGCCGGCATCCTTAAGGCCGAGATGAGAAAACTCGATAGCTTAATATTGGCCTGTGCGGATAGGCACAAGGTTCCGGCCGGTTGGGCCCTGGCTGTCGATAGGGAGGCCTTTTCCGAGGAGGTAACGTCAACCATACGATCGATGCCCTCAATCGAGGTCGTCACGGAAGAGGTCACCCATTTAAGCGAAGGTCCTGCGATAATAGCGAGTGGTCCCTTAACATCGACCGCACTGGCCTCGTGCCTGAGGGATATGCTTGGCGAGGATTTCCTATATTTTTACGATGCCGTTGCTCCCGTGGTACTGCGGGAGACCATAAATATGGGCGTTGCCTTCTTCGGAAGCCGTTATGGTTACGGCGAGGACTATATAAACTGTCCAATGAATGAGGAGGAATATGAGCAGTTTTACGAGGCACTCGTCAACGCCGAAGTGGCGATGAGGCATGACTTCGAGGAAGAACATTTCTTCGAAGGATGCTTGCCGGTAGAGGTGATAGCCAAAAGGGGACGGGATGCCCTTCGGTTTGGGCCAATGAGGCCCGTTGGTCTTGCAGATCCCAAGACCGGGCGTGAGCCTTATGCCGTAGTTCAGCTGCGCCAGGACGACAGATATGGCAGGCTCTACAACATGGTCGGATTTCAGACGAACCTTAAGTGGTCGGAGCAGGACAGGGTTTTTCGTCTCATACCGGGCCTTGAGGAAGCGGAGTTTGCAAGATACGGCGTGATGCACAGGAATATCTACGTCAATGCCCCGGCAGTATTGGACGAGTGGTTGAGGATAAAGGGCTTTGACGACATCTTCATGGCGGGTCAGATCGTTGGAGTTGAAGGTTACATCGAAAGCACAGCGATGGGGTTGGTCGCTGCTTTGAATTTGTTCTGCGTCATCAATGGACTTCCTCTCCTGTCGTGGCCGAGGAATACTGCCATAGGCTCGCTTCTTTGGTATATGAAGAACGCAAACCCCTCAGGTTTCCAGCCCATGAACATAAATCTGGGACTGTTTCCGCCGCTGCCTAAAAAGATAAAGGACAAGAGGAAACGCTGCGAGTTGATAGCCGGCAAAGCATTGAGCGAACTTGAAGCCTTCATGAAGGCGCGCCAGGATGTGTTTTGTTAA
- the topA gene encoding type I DNA topoisomerase: MSDKTLVIVESPTKARTLKKILGRKYDIKASNGHVRDLPKSRIGIDIDRDFEPEYILVRGKGPIVRDLKKAAQKAERVLLASDPDREGEAIAWHLAHLLSIPEDTPCRIRMYEITPRAVKEAVSRPEIINMDKVNAQQARRLVDRLMGYSLSPLLWKKVKSGLSAGRVQSVALRLICEREDEIKAFIPEEYWVISALVRGNNGQFTLKLAKKDGKNIRITNALDAQAIYNDLLSASYKVSKFDVKEGKRNPLPPFKTSTLQQEAARRLGFTPQKTMRIAQSLYEGVDLPGHGPVGLITYMRTDSLRIAPEGISMARQCIEERYGDKFLPDSPHQYVSKERSQDAHEAIRPTNVRLEPDEIAPHLTKDQKALYELIWSRFLASQMAPAVVARTNIEVQAGPYTLKQSGVTLIFEGWSKLWPLDMKEEVLPEAAVGEELKLMKLEKEQKFTKPQSRYTESGLVKVMEEKGIGRPSTYATIIQTLYDRHYVEKDEAKKLFPTELGVTVNSFLVKHFPSIIDVEFTAKMEEELDKVERGEMPWLAVVKGFWNHFSDILKSTESVARVEVPVETIDETCPKCGAQLVVKHGRYGKFIACSAFPECKYTRNFKNSLDISCPQCREGKVVMLRSKSGRPFYGCSRYPKCNFVSWNKPTGEICPKCGGPFVVKRKAIKCANCGYEKEEVIDDAGAVGEK, translated from the coding sequence GTGTCAGATAAAACTCTAGTGATAGTCGAATCTCCTACTAAAGCAAGGACCTTAAAAAAGATACTGGGTCGCAAATACGACATTAAGGCGAGCAATGGACACGTGAGGGATTTGCCCAAAAGCAGGATCGGCATAGATATAGATAGAGACTTTGAGCCGGAATACATTCTGGTGAGGGGCAAGGGGCCCATAGTCAGGGATCTAAAAAAGGCAGCGCAAAAGGCCGAAAGGGTTCTACTTGCCTCTGACCCCGACAGAGAAGGGGAAGCAATCGCCTGGCATTTAGCACATTTGCTGTCCATTCCGGAGGATACTCCCTGCAGGATACGCATGTACGAGATCACCCCGAGAGCCGTAAAGGAAGCAGTGAGCAGGCCTGAGATCATTAATATGGACAAGGTCAACGCCCAGCAAGCGCGGAGGTTGGTCGACAGGCTGATGGGATATAGCTTGAGCCCTTTGCTTTGGAAGAAGGTCAAATCAGGCCTTTCGGCAGGACGGGTTCAATCGGTAGCCTTGAGGCTCATTTGCGAGAGGGAAGATGAGATTAAGGCATTCATCCCCGAGGAGTACTGGGTTATCTCTGCTTTGGTAAGGGGCAATAATGGACAATTTACTCTGAAATTGGCAAAAAAGGACGGCAAGAATATCAGGATCACCAATGCCCTTGACGCACAGGCGATATATAACGACCTGCTTTCTGCTTCGTATAAAGTATCGAAATTTGACGTGAAGGAAGGCAAAAGAAATCCGCTGCCGCCATTTAAAACTAGCACATTACAGCAGGAAGCAGCGAGGCGGTTGGGGTTTACCCCCCAAAAGACCATGCGCATAGCCCAGAGCTTATATGAGGGCGTCGACCTTCCGGGACATGGCCCCGTGGGCCTCATCACTTACATGCGCACGGATAGCCTGCGTATAGCTCCTGAGGGCATATCTATGGCCCGTCAGTGCATAGAAGAGAGGTACGGCGATAAATTTCTGCCCGATAGTCCACATCAGTATGTGTCGAAGGAGCGCTCCCAGGATGCCCATGAGGCGATCAGGCCCACGAACGTAAGGCTAGAGCCCGATGAGATAGCCCCGCATTTGACAAAGGACCAAAAGGCATTGTACGAGTTGATATGGAGTCGCTTTTTGGCCTCCCAAATGGCACCGGCTGTCGTTGCCAGGACCAATATCGAGGTCCAGGCAGGCCCATATACCCTGAAGCAAAGCGGAGTGACCTTGATATTCGAGGGGTGGAGCAAGCTTTGGCCGCTCGACATGAAGGAGGAAGTTTTGCCCGAGGCTGCGGTTGGCGAGGAGCTTAAGTTGATGAAGTTAGAGAAAGAACAAAAATTCACGAAGCCGCAGTCCAGATATACTGAGTCAGGCTTAGTAAAGGTCATGGAAGAGAAGGGGATAGGTCGTCCGTCGACGTATGCCACCATCATACAGACCCTCTACGATAGGCATTACGTGGAAAAGGATGAAGCCAAAAAGCTCTTTCCCACTGAGCTTGGCGTCACTGTCAATTCGTTTTTGGTCAAGCACTTTCCATCGATAATCGATGTGGAATTTACTGCCAAGATGGAAGAGGAACTCGACAAGGTCGAAAGAGGAGAGATGCCGTGGCTTGCTGTCGTTAAGGGATTTTGGAACCATTTCTCAGATATCCTCAAAAGCACCGAGAGCGTTGCCCGTGTCGAGGTGCCGGTTGAAACGATCGATGAAACATGTCCCAAGTGTGGGGCACAGCTAGTCGTAAAGCACGGTCGTTACGGTAAGTTCATCGCCTGTTCGGCATTTCCCGAGTGCAAGTACACCAGGAACTTCAAAAATAGCTTGGATATAAGCTGTCCGCAATGCAGGGAAGGCAAGGTTGTGATGCTTCGTTCCAAAAGCGGAAGACCTTTTTACGGATGCTCCAGATATCCTAAATGCAACTTTGTCAGTTGGAACAAGCCCACAGGCGAGATTTGTCCCAAATGCGGCGGCCCCTTTGTGGTAAAGAGGAAAGCGATCAAATGTGCCAATTGTGGATATGAGAAGGAGGAAGTAATCGATGACGCCGGAGCGGTCGGCGAAAAATGA
- the dprA gene encoding DNA-processing protein DprA — MKDENLLAFIALNFLRYFDGNFVQSLRLKSLLPGDLLSTPSLLKSFTSSEKVMAKWYEVLSRGLHLKEFEACKNMGIDLLAFGDDSYPSSLCRLSTPPLLLYWWGNQKTPGKAVAVVGTRRCSNYGRRIASLLGVRLGREGFTTISGGAFGVDEACHEGSIKAEGITMAVFGTGVDQFYPAKNGPLFEKIKERGALVSEYPLGTKGMPWNFPQRNRIIVGLADVAIIVEAPLKSGAMITGRIAMEHGIETWAVPGRIDEGVAKGSNLLIFDGAYPLVDVDSFIYLMKGSPQGFLVSSEEDKLAILSPEEGQIYKILKERGDRTVDNIAGECKMTPASVLECLGKLKLHGLVAMSGPGRWVINEMTEGE; from the coding sequence TTGAAAGATGAGAATTTATTGGCCTTTATTGCCCTTAATTTCCTAAGGTATTTTGATGGCAATTTCGTTCAATCCCTGCGCTTAAAGTCGCTCCTTCCCGGTGATTTGTTAAGCACGCCATCTCTGCTTAAATCTTTTACAAGCTCCGAAAAGGTAATGGCGAAGTGGTACGAAGTCCTGTCCAGGGGGTTGCATTTAAAGGAGTTCGAGGCATGTAAAAATATGGGGATCGACTTACTGGCCTTCGGCGATGACAGTTATCCTTCTTCTTTATGTCGCCTATCTACCCCTCCGTTGCTGCTCTATTGGTGGGGCAATCAAAAAACACCAGGTAAGGCTGTGGCCGTCGTCGGAACTAGGCGCTGCAGCAACTACGGACGACGCATTGCAAGTTTACTCGGGGTTAGACTGGGTCGCGAGGGCTTTACGACGATAAGCGGCGGTGCCTTTGGCGTAGACGAAGCATGCCATGAAGGATCCATAAAAGCTGAAGGCATCACCATGGCCGTATTTGGGACCGGCGTTGACCAATTCTATCCGGCCAAAAACGGCCCGCTTTTTGAGAAGATCAAGGAAAGGGGCGCACTCGTATCGGAATATCCCTTGGGAACGAAGGGGATGCCCTGGAACTTCCCGCAGCGTAACAGGATAATAGTGGGATTGGCGGATGTAGCGATCATCGTCGAGGCTCCCCTGAAAAGCGGAGCTATGATAACCGGGCGAATTGCAATGGAACACGGCATAGAGACTTGGGCCGTGCCGGGAAGGATAGACGAAGGCGTCGCCAAGGGCTCTAACCTGCTCATATTCGATGGCGCCTACCCGCTTGTAGACGTGGATTCCTTCATTTATTTGATGAAAGGTTCGCCACAGGGTTTTCTGGTAAGCTCTGAGGAAGACAAGCTTGCAATCTTAAGCCCCGAGGAAGGGCAAATCTATAAGATCTTAAAGGAAAGGGGAGATAGGACTGTTGACAATATCGCCGGAGAATGTAAAATGACGCCTGCCTCGGTCTTGGAATGTCTTGGAAAACTGAAGCTGCATGGGCTAGTTGCGATGAGTGGTCCGGGCAGATGGGTAATCAACGAGATGACGGAAGGTGAATGA
- a CDS encoding YifB family Mg chelatase-like AAA ATPase yields the protein MSRIYGLTLKGIDALPVEVEVCLTGGLFSISIVGLADTAIKEARERVRISLGTLGIKLKGHVSVNLAPADLPKEGSLLDLPIAVGIAREAGFIPEGVGGIFMGELALDGRLRQVRGGVPAAFLARQMGLPLFAPRGNAVDVSMVEGVEAYACSNIAELFYHLRGERPLQKLDFALPEAKDLAIEPDFADIRGQAAAKRGLEIAAAGSHGVIFVGSPGSGKTMLARAIRGILPPLSDDELIEVMRIRSARGMHLNVDRTRPFRAVHHTASVVAICGGGVDLKPGELSLAHRGVLFLDEITEFRRDVLESLRQPLEDGSITVSRASGTVTYPASVLLVAACNPCPCGYLGDVVKSCSCSPSDIDRYAKKLSGPILDRIDIHLQVPRLTPEELLELGGDAENSLSVKKRVMAARAIQLERWHPFGINYNAELSEKMIKRHLGLTREAKMFIKSVGVNFNLTGRGLSRVLKIARTIADLAGEKNVRDAHLAEALTYRGGTVLER from the coding sequence ATGAGTCGTATTTACGGGCTTACGCTTAAGGGCATAGATGCCCTTCCCGTGGAGGTGGAAGTTTGCCTTACGGGGGGTCTTTTTTCCATCTCCATAGTTGGTTTGGCGGATACTGCAATAAAGGAAGCCCGGGAAAGGGTGAGAATTTCCCTAGGCACCCTGGGCATAAAGCTCAAGGGGCACGTATCGGTTAACCTGGCTCCCGCAGATCTGCCCAAGGAGGGTTCCCTGCTGGACCTGCCCATCGCTGTGGGCATAGCCAGGGAGGCCGGTTTTATCCCCGAAGGCGTAGGCGGCATTTTTATGGGCGAGCTCGCCTTGGATGGAAGGTTGCGCCAAGTAAGAGGCGGAGTCCCTGCGGCTTTTTTGGCCCGACAAATGGGGCTTCCACTCTTTGCGCCAAGGGGAAACGCAGTGGACGTGTCGATGGTTGAGGGAGTTGAGGCTTATGCCTGTTCCAACATCGCCGAACTGTTTTACCATTTAAGGGGTGAACGCCCCCTGCAAAAGTTGGACTTTGCCCTGCCTGAGGCTAAAGATTTGGCGATAGAGCCCGATTTTGCCGACATAAGAGGCCAGGCTGCGGCAAAGAGGGGCTTAGAGATTGCAGCTGCAGGAAGCCATGGCGTCATTTTTGTTGGTTCACCGGGATCGGGCAAGACCATGTTGGCAAGGGCTATCCGTGGCATCCTGCCTCCCTTATCTGACGATGAGCTCATAGAGGTGATGAGGATTAGGAGCGCACGGGGCATGCATCTTAACGTTGATCGAACAAGGCCCTTTAGGGCGGTGCACCACACTGCAAGCGTTGTCGCCATTTGCGGAGGCGGGGTTGATCTTAAACCTGGAGAGTTAAGCCTCGCGCATAGAGGCGTCTTGTTTTTGGACGAGATAACGGAATTCAGGAGAGATGTGCTTGAATCCCTACGTCAACCTTTGGAGGACGGAAGCATAACCGTTAGCAGGGCTTCGGGTACAGTTACTTATCCGGCCTCCGTATTGCTGGTGGCGGCCTGCAATCCTTGCCCCTGCGGGTATCTTGGGGATGTCGTAAAAAGTTGCAGCTGTTCGCCAAGCGATATAGACAGATACGCGAAAAAGCTTTCCGGCCCAATATTGGACAGGATAGACATTCATTTGCAGGTGCCGCGGCTTACTCCTGAAGAGTTGCTGGAACTTGGCGGAGATGCGGAAAATAGCCTTTCCGTGAAAAAGCGAGTGATGGCGGCCAGAGCCATTCAACTTGAGAGATGGCATCCCTTCGGCATCAACTACAACGCAGAATTATCCGAAAAGATGATCAAAAGGCACCTTGGATTGACGAGAGAGGCTAAGATGTTCATCAAATCTGTAGGTGTCAATTTTAATTTGACGGGGAGAGGCTTAAGCAGAGTGCTTAAAATAGCCCGAACCATAGCTGATTTGGCCGGTGAAAAGAATGTGCGAGATGCCCACTTGGCCGAAGCATTGACCTATAGGGGAGGGACTGTCCTTGAAAGATGA
- a CDS encoding YraN family protein → MSRKDIGNWGEDVASSIVSQMGYRILKRNATFRRGELDIVALDDDELVIVEVRVRSRCDVQSPIESVGPRKIKSLIRAGRALVEQLEWEGPWRIDILGITLKPEDVGGYGWEYVKNITLGMM, encoded by the coding sequence ATGTCCCGTAAGGATATAGGGAACTGGGGCGAGGACGTTGCATCTTCGATAGTTTCGCAAATGGGCTACCGCATCCTGAAGAGAAATGCGACCTTTCGAAGGGGGGAGCTTGACATTGTGGCCCTGGATGACGACGAGCTCGTGATCGTCGAGGTCAGGGTGCGCTCCAGATGCGATGTTCAATCCCCCATAGAAAGCGTAGGGCCTCGAAAGATCAAATCGCTCATTCGTGCCGGAAGGGCATTGGTGGAGCAGCTGGAGTGGGAAGGCCCGTGGAGGATAGATATTTTAGGCATAACCTTGAAGCCTGAAGATGTCGGAGGATATGGCTGGGAATACGTCAAAAACATTACGTTAGGGATGATGTAG
- a CDS encoding EscU/YscU/HrcU family type III secretion system export apparatus switch protein, translated as MMEDKRNKEIRKAAALRYDRKIDDAPKVVASGRGVIAEKILDEAKKAGIPIVEDPTLVAVLLGVGLGEEIPEEAYLAVARILVFLHNVDMGRRGGADGGNVP; from the coding sequence ATGATGGAAGACAAAAGGAATAAAGAGATCAGGAAAGCCGCTGCTTTGCGTTACGACAGAAAAATCGACGATGCGCCCAAAGTAGTAGCTTCGGGGCGAGGGGTGATAGCGGAAAAGATCCTGGACGAGGCCAAAAAGGCAGGAATTCCCATAGTCGAGGATCCTACCTTGGTTGCCGTTCTTTTGGGCGTTGGCTTGGGAGAGGAAATACCCGAGGAAGCTTACCTTGCCGTTGCGCGAATATTGGTCTTCCTTCACAATGTCGACATGGGAAGGAGAGGCGGAGCAGATGGGGGAAATGTCCCGTAA
- a CDS encoding ribonuclease HII, whose product MIIVGVDEAGRGPLAGPVVAAAVAIDRNDVYALKQLGVRDSKALSPRMREKVFEELASRDIIYKVQAASPNRIDRDNILQATLWAMGKAICGLPVVPDVVIVDGSFAVPGVPYLQRAIPKADKHILVVSAASIIAKVIRDKVMEIYDRLYPGYGFASHKGYPTVEHRRALMAMGPSPIHRKTFRWKEV is encoded by the coding sequence ATGATTATCGTAGGTGTCGACGAAGCGGGAAGAGGGCCTTTGGCTGGTCCTGTAGTGGCGGCAGCCGTAGCGATTGATCGCAATGATGTGTATGCTTTAAAGCAACTTGGCGTAAGAGATTCAAAGGCCCTATCTCCCAGGATGCGGGAGAAGGTGTTCGAAGAGCTTGCAAGCAGAGATATCATCTATAAGGTCCAGGCCGCAAGTCCAAACCGCATAGATAGGGATAATATATTGCAAGCTACCCTGTGGGCCATGGGAAAGGCCATTTGTGGTTTGCCTGTCGTCCCCGATGTCGTCATCGTCGATGGCAGTTTTGCCGTTCCGGGTGTGCCCTACCTTCAAAGGGCGATACCGAAGGCGGATAAACACATCCTGGTCGTAAGTGCGGCTTCCATAATTGCGAAGGTCATAAGAGACAAGGTAATGGAGATCTACGACAGGTTGTATCCGGGTTACGGCTTTGCATCCCACAAGGGCTATCCCACAGTGGAGCACAGAAGGGCATTGATGGCGATGGGGCCATCTCCGATCCACAGAAAGACATTTAGATGGAAGGAAGTTTAG
- a CDS encoding YlqF/YawG family GTPase: MPRTVWYPGHMEKGKKRLKELASQVDVFVEVRDARAPRSSSSPLIHDLAKLKPVCVVLSKKDLAEDDKTKLWIEELSSCGMPAFAANLRSGIPGGLRGKLFGLSGHKPKWRELRVAIVGIPNVGKSMLLNALLGKRASKVGGIPGITKGVSWYRANGLLLLDSPGILDPKADRQTNMILAWLGCLRVDVIGDYETLSMQLFEFLRSLGLMPRLLERLSIAADEEVKAEECLAALARRIGALLPGGKADFERAGRFLLESFATGKLGPFTLELPQG, from the coding sequence ATGCCCAGGACCGTTTGGTATCCGGGCCATATGGAAAAGGGGAAAAAACGGCTTAAGGAATTGGCTTCCCAGGTCGATGTCTTCGTGGAAGTTAGAGACGCTAGGGCTCCAAGATCGAGTTCATCCCCGTTGATTCATGATTTAGCCAAACTTAAGCCGGTCTGTGTGGTTTTGAGCAAGAAAGATCTGGCCGAAGATGACAAGACGAAGCTTTGGATCGAAGAGTTGTCGTCTTGTGGTATGCCTGCCTTTGCCGCCAATTTAAGATCGGGAATTCCTGGAGGTTTGCGCGGAAAGCTGTTTGGGCTCAGCGGACATAAGCCTAAATGGAGGGAATTGAGAGTTGCCATAGTGGGCATACCTAATGTCGGCAAGTCCATGCTGCTAAATGCCCTGCTTGGCAAAAGGGCATCGAAGGTAGGAGGAATTCCCGGCATAACCAAGGGCGTCTCCTGGTATAGGGCAAATGGGTTACTCCTGTTGGATTCTCCGGGCATATTGGACCCAAAGGCTGACAGGCAAACTAATATGATCCTAGCATGGCTTGGTTGCCTTAGGGTGGACGTCATAGGAGATTATGAGACCTTGTCGATGCAGCTTTTTGAATTTTTGCGTTCGCTCGGGCTTATGCCCAGATTGCTGGAGAGGTTATCGATTGCTGCAGATGAGGAAGTAAAGGCCGAAGAGTGTTTAGCAGCTTTAGCCCGTAGGATCGGAGCCCTTCTGCCGGGAGGTAAAGCTGACTTTGAGAGGGCCGGCCGATTTTTGCTTGAAAGCTTTGCGACAGGGAAATTAGGCCCCTTTACCTTGGAGTTGCCACAAGGATGA
- the lepB gene encoding signal peptidase I: protein MKPWWKELVETLIWALVLALVLRTFVVQAFWIPSGSMIPTLMPGDRVLVAKFWYHFTEPKRGQVVVFKYPMDPTRDFVKRLIALPGETIEIKNGVVYINDSPLEEPYVKNRDFLSMEKVTVPRGQYFMMGDNRPNSQDSRFWGFVPKNYLRGPAFFRYWPLSRIGVLK from the coding sequence ATGAAACCGTGGTGGAAAGAACTTGTCGAAACATTGATATGGGCCTTAGTCTTGGCATTGGTGCTTAGGACTTTCGTGGTTCAGGCCTTCTGGATACCTAGTGGATCAATGATACCTACGCTCATGCCCGGCGATAGGGTATTGGTGGCCAAGTTTTGGTATCATTTTACCGAGCCGAAAAGGGGACAGGTAGTGGTCTTTAAATACCCCATGGATCCGACCAGGGATTTCGTGAAGCGCTTGATCGCCCTTCCTGGAGAGACGATTGAGATAAAAAATGGGGTAGTTTACATCAATGATTCGCCTCTGGAGGAGCCCTACGTGAAAAATAGGGATTTCTTGAGCATGGAGAAGGTCACTGTTCCGCGAGGGCAGTATTTCATGATGGGCGATAATCGCCCCAACTCTCAGGACAGCAGATTTTGGGGGTTCGTTCCCAAAAACTACTTGCGGGGGCCGGCCTTTTTCCGCTATTGGCCCTTGAGCAGGATAGGAGTGCTTAAATGA
- a CDS encoding type II secretion system protein translates to MAQESGLTLVELLIVIFIFASGFGCFALAFRAADEFFAIIELKKAHAWLQGTFIEACQTGRPFMLKYTTRSASTSKLYVQWLDTLEEDVFDSCGGCYFRGMSASESFSVYSPQWHTLSPGVTIKVTNGSKGSAKSLGYIIISPYCYITVRKHPPDK, encoded by the coding sequence ATGGCTCAAGAAAGCGGGTTGACTTTAGTAGAGCTTTTAATAGTCATATTTATATTTGCCAGCGGCTTTGGATGTTTTGCCCTTGCCTTTCGTGCCGCCGATGAGTTTTTTGCCATCATCGAATTGAAGAAGGCGCATGCCTGGCTTCAGGGGACCTTTATAGAGGCATGCCAAACTGGCAGGCCCTTCATGTTGAAATACACTACCCGTTCGGCTTCCACGAGCAAGTTGTACGTTCAGTGGCTGGACACGCTGGAGGAAGATGTCTTTGACTCCTGTGGAGGGTGTTATTTTAGGGGCATGAGCGCTTCGGAAAGCTTTTCGGTCTATTCACCTCAGTGGCACACCCTTTCCCCTGGGGTGACCATAAAGGTGACAAACGGATCGAAGGGAAGCGCCAAATCCCTGGGTTATATAATCATATCCCCCTACTGTTATATAACGGTCAGAAAACATCCTCCCGATAAATGA